The genomic window AAATCTCTCGTTTTTGAAAAAGAGAATCCTGAAAACAGCCTAAACCTATCCAATAAACTTTTGGAAAACGAAGTATCTTTTGATCGGGTAAAATGTGTCTTGGATATTTTGGATGATGAAAGAAACAACTATGATTTAGAAAAAGAGAAGGAAGCAAAGGTTATTGATGGATTTTTAAATAAAAAATACGATTTAAGAAAAACAGAATCTCTTGTTCGTCAGTATAACCATAAAAAAGAAACTGGAACAACAGATATCAACATTGTTAGAGAGGTTTCATCTGAAAAATATATGATTTTACCGGGAAATTCTCTTGACACAAAATTCCCTAAAGGCACTATTATAAATGGTATTATAACATCAATACCGTATTATAATCAGATTGAATATTCTGAAAAAGATTCCAAGAACAGCGAGTTTGAAATTGGAAGAGAAAAGAAACCAGAATTATTTGTAAGAAACATAGTTGACGTTATGAAAATCGGCGCGGACAACATGACTGAAGACGGCGTTATCATTATTAATCTCCATGACTCATATCAAGATGGTATTTGTTTGGGCGTGGTTCATTTATTAGCCACAGAAATGCAAAAAGCAGGATTTTTTTATATTGACCAAGTAATTTGGCAGAAATCAAATAATAAACCACAAGGAAATAAAACAAAAAGATTTGTTAATGGTTATGAATCTGTCCTTCTCTTTTCAAAATCGAGGAATTACTATTACAACCAATTAAAAATTTATGATCCCTCCAAGTCAGCAACCGTGAAAAAGGGATGTTCTGAACAGGGAAATAAAGGAGCGGATGGTAAATATTCTTTCCATATTTCCAATCAATACAGAACGGTAAGAAATTTTCTTTGTGACAATGATATTGAACAGATTTTAAAGTTAAATATCTCAAAGGAAAGATCACAGCAGAATGGTTTACAGACCGGGTTTTTCGGTTCTTTTCCAACTTTGCTTCCAATTCCATTCCTTCTATCTTTTTTTCCAGAAGACGGGACGGTTTGGGACCCGTTTGGTGGAACAGGAACCACTGGAAGAGCCGCACTTATGTTAAATCGTAAAGTGATTATAAGTGAGCTTTACGACAAAAATATTCCAAAAATCAAGGAGGTTCTTGAAAAAGGTATCTCTGAATTCAATGAAGAAGATTACATTAATTTAAAAAATGATTTTCTCTCTTCTAATGATCATAACGATCTAGCTGCCTAAAAATCTTTAATAGATAAATGGTAATTTCTTTACCATCTCTTACAGTTTAAATTAAATTTTATCACCTTTTGTAATTCACATACATTGTGGACAGGATGATATATGTCTAAAATTAGAAACGGAATTAATTAATAATAGATTATTTTAAAAATAAATAAAATATGAATAATATAATATTACAGCAGATTTCCTCCTCCGAATTGGTGGAAGAAATAAAAGAATCCATTTTAAAAGAATTAAAAGAAATTTTGAAATTGTCAAACAGCAATTCCAATCAAAAGGATGAACTTTTATCTAAAAAAGAAGTTTGTGAATATTTTCATATTCATCAGTCTACTCTCCATCGTTGGGTTAATGATGGTAAGATCAGCTGTCATTATTTGGGGAACAAAGTCTATTTCAAAAGATCAGAACTACCATTACTTTAGTAAAGTGGAACTCAATATCTGAGTTCCATTTTTATTTTTCCATCTCCTCTGATAATTCCATTTTCTTAATTAAAATATCCTTTATCTTCTTAGCCTTATCAATAGATGTATTTTGATCATATAAATCAACCATTGATTGAGATTTATGCCCGGTGTTAATCATCACTCCTTCATCACCCAAAATATGTCTAAAATTTGTTACAAATGACCTTCTACAGATATGTGACGTAACCAATTCCCATTTGCTATATTCACCAACGACTTTCCGTTTGTTAACTAACTTTCCACCAATCATTAATTCTGTGATTTCGGCGGATTTACATACAGTTTTAATATAATCATTAAACCTTTGATCGGAAATTTTACGAGGAAATTGCCCATTTCTTTTCTGTAAAATAGATTTTACTTTTGGAGGTAAAAAGATGGTGATATTTTCTTTAGTTTTCTTTTGTGTAAAACTTAGAAAATCTTCTTCAAATATATCCTTATGATTAAAATTTAAAAGGTCTGAGACTCTCTGACCGGTATAACATCCTATCAACAACCAATCTCTAGCGTTATCCAAGTAATCAGAATCCAAATCAATAGATTCTATTTTCTGTAACTCAGAAAAACTTAAAGTAGGATGTTTATATTCTTTTGGATTTATGTAAAAACTCCAGTTAAATACATCATCGTTAACCTTATATTTTTTCGATTTGGCGAATTTGATAAAAGTTTTGATGATTTTTAACTCCTTTACAATGGTCGTTTCTGAATATCTATTTTTAATACACCATTGAGTAAAAGTATCCCGGAAATTATCATCGATATTTTGAATAGATAATTTTGAATTGATTTT from Chryseobacterium sp. SORGH_AS_0447 includes these protein-coding regions:
- a CDS encoding DNA methyltransferase, giving the protein MKKSVLNSSAVLPLLNVVTKLKLSQLEIPEEWDELFERKEKKQFIQNLKKQIEKSGYCNPIVVFKFEDKYVIVDGVLRFLAVQDLNLNEVDCIILDICPNSRDEVKDWIIEFNLKSVPSLEERKRLLSHYLRVIDTESELDESTYNEKYKFISEQYGRGWGRNNVITFKKSLVFEKENPENSLNLSNKLLENEVSFDRVKCVLDILDDERNNYDLEKEKEAKVIDGFLNKKYDLRKTESLVRQYNHKKETGTTDINIVREVSSEKYMILPGNSLDTKFPKGTIINGIITSIPYYNQIEYSEKDSKNSEFEIGREKKPELFVRNIVDVMKIGADNMTEDGVIIINLHDSYQDGICLGVVHLLATEMQKAGFFYIDQVIWQKSNNKPQGNKTKRFVNGYESVLLFSKSRNYYYNQLKIYDPSKSATVKKGCSEQGNKGADGKYSFHISNQYRTVRNFLCDNDIEQILKLNISKERSQQNGLQTGFFGSFPTLLPIPFLLSFFPEDGTVWDPFGGTGTTGRAALMLNRKVIISELYDKNIPKIKEVLEKGISEFNEEDYINLKNDFLSSNDHNDLAA
- a CDS encoding phage integrase SAM-like domain-containing protein, producing the protein MSVKLYLRKNSGNVKISLRYRPNRQTNIVVSTPFTIEAEKWDSKKEIYSESFKKKKPTNEIDKKQNIFIDEFNFKLSEFKTSLYCFILSNNFDVSSTKLKHFINKNFGGKEKIKSVKKIVALNSMSQLIEEYITEKSVHSLGKHKPLTLASIKKFRVIKNKLEKINSKLSIQNIDDNFRDTFTQWCIKNRYSETTIVKELKIIKTFIKFAKSKKYKVNDDVFNWSFYINPKEYKHPTLSFSELQKIESIDLDSDYLDNARDWLLIGCYTGQRVSDLLNFNHKDIFEEDFLSFTQKKTKENITIFLPPKVKSILQKRNGQFPRKISDQRFNDYIKTVCKSAEITELMIGGKLVNKRKVVGEYSKWELVTSHICRRSFVTNFRHILGDEGVMINTGHKSQSMVDLYDQNTSIDKAKKIKDILIKKMELSEEMEK
- a CDS encoding helix-turn-helix domain-containing protein, whose product is MNNIILQQISSSELVEEIKESILKELKEILKLSNSNSNQKDELLSKKEVCEYFHIHQSTLHRWVNDGKISCHYLGNKVYFKRSELPLL